Proteins from one Desulfonema limicola genomic window:
- a CDS encoding 4Fe-4S dicluster domain-containing protein, with protein sequence MKVFAIDLSVCNGCYCCQIACKDEHVANDWTPYAKPQPDTGQFWIGITELVRGQVPKVKVSYIPKMCHHCDDAPCIEQCKSDAIYKREDGLVIIDPEKCTGCKLCADTCPHNAIFFNEGLNIAQKCTGCAHLLDNDDEWEVPRCVDQCPTEALKFGEEEDLKDFIKDAEFLNPEAKTKSRLYYKNLPKKFVAGTLYDPAAKEVIIGASCVLKDNESGEIFKTETDNFGDFWFRGLKDNRAFTLTLEKDGKTKTIEDIKTEIDLSLGDIPMEQRKSAISQPATPGMFA encoded by the coding sequence ATGAAAGTATTTGCTATTGATCTTTCCGTATGTAACGGATGTTATTGCTGTCAGATTGCATGTAAGGACGAACATGTTGCCAATGACTGGACTCCTTATGCCAAACCTCAGCCTGATACAGGCCAGTTCTGGATAGGCATTACCGAGCTGGTAAGGGGACAGGTTCCCAAGGTAAAGGTTTCCTATATTCCAAAGATGTGCCATCATTGTGATGATGCACCGTGCATTGAGCAGTGCAAGTCAGATGCAATATATAAAAGAGAAGACGGGCTGGTCATTATTGATCCTGAAAAATGTACAGGATGCAAGCTTTGTGCTGATACCTGTCCCCATAATGCTATTTTCTTTAACGAGGGCCTTAATATTGCTCAAAAATGTACAGGATGCGCCCATCTTCTGGACAATGACGATGAATGGGAGGTTCCCCGCTGTGTAGATCAATGTCCTACCGAAGCTCTTAAATTCGGAGAGGAAGAAGACCTTAAAGACTTTATCAAGGATGCTGAATTTCTCAATCCTGAAGCAAAAACAAAATCAAGATTATACTACAAAAATCTGCCAAAGAAATTTGTTGCAGGCACATTGTACGATCCTGCTGCAAAAGAGGTTATTATCGGGGCATCCTGTGTACTTAAAGACAATGAATCAGGAGAAATTTTTAAAACTGAAACAGATAATTTTGGAGATTTCTGGTTCAGGGGCTTAAAAGATAACCGAGCTTTTACCCTTACCCTGGAAAAAGATGGAAAAACAAAAACCATTGAAGATATAAAAACAGAGATAGACCTCAGCTTAGGCGATATTCCCATGGAACAACGTAAGAGTGCAATATCTCAGCCTGCAACACCAGGCATGTTTGCATAA